GTACTCAATTTGAAGGTAATTGAGTCTAGTTTCcagaaaactaaaaatcattcaaaacggATGTCTATAGAAAACGTTGTGACCAAAACATCACACATATGTCATGCGAAATTCAAGTTAATAACATTCCTTCTATCGCACTAATTTCCTAACAATTCTTTGCAACAATAATGCTACAAATCATGAGTAAATCAGTAATGAACACATCAAAAACAACagcaaaaatttcaatttactcAATTCTAcactaatttatttcaaaatcctTAAATCCAACTAATTTACATGTTATACCCAATTCTACCCTACTCAATTCTtcttttctcttctcttctttttctctcactctttcttcttctctatCTCACCAATTTTTTCTCTCCTTTTCTTTTCAGTTTTCCCGTTCTCTCTTCCCCttcctcttttttctttttcccttgttttaatttgttttacttATTTTACTTTACTACTTTCCccttttctattattattattattattattattattattattattattattattattattattattattattattattattattattattattattattattattattatatacgtaaaacataaaaattactacaaattatttatgctaaaAAGGATGTTACAACCGtactataaaatttatgtaaatttaaattaataacaaaaaaatgtgttgaaatatatattaaataatgagTTGTTAACACtcatttctattattttttagaaaaaaattcggaaaaaaaaaatcaaaatattagaCTTTTTAGTTAGCAGCCTTTCGATATGAGAAATGAAttaagaaaatagtataaaaaatcgATGGAGGGTCCaggttaaaattttcaatcataagtgtttaaaaaagttaataatattcaaattcatttagTGTAAGTTAGGATTTTGAGAAACTTATAATCACACCAGAGTCAttcaaaaactttaatttatggCTTCGTGACAGCACACTATCATTGGGATGCATAACTTTCAAACCTAATGTGAATCCAAATCAATGGCTTAGTATTTATGAATAAAGTAACAATTGTAAAACCAATAAATAATAGAAGaggcaaatatatatataaaatattcatgCCCAATAAAATTACGTCAATTtattatgagaaaaataaaaaatacattataaatataaaatagttttaaattcacGTTCAAACAAAATAGAATATTTTGTTACATTGTTTCacttttgtaattaaattttataaatagtataataaaatataatactctTATTCAATGTGAttgtaaaactaatttatattattaatataaatatatttatttgatttgaatatTGAATGATTAAGTTTAAATGACGTGATACTAAAATCAATAGAAGTTagattttttgtttggtttaaactcgaatatataaaaaacaaaatcaatttaactagttaagattaaatattttatttatttagtttttacgTCCTAGTTgaaccacaaatgtaatttctGATTAATATTTGTTATCTCATTCAATCATAGCAGAATTGCATTGTTAAAAGATTGACCTCATCTGATTGAGTGTGTGTTTGATTGAAcggtaaataaatatttatataaaatataaattttatttataaatttgcgTTTAGTCTAGCAATAgtttttgatttgttttgtttttattagtaTGAATATTTACATGATTTAATATGGATTCAGATAAATTATTTGGTACACTAATTTTAGATAGTTTAAATACTTAAAGATTTTCTTTACGGCCtaaatattttaacttattaattttatattccaATATTAAAAAGCTCCGAATATAATactaattttgaataaatttttaattgtgttaaaacaatattgcaCAAAAAATCGTGTTAAAATAATAGAtattttgtgattttataattattttaatttaaattcggTTACTATGGTTACTTAGTACCCTCAGAATGGGTATATGAATATAAGTAAGGTTGTTATCCGCACAAGTACAAATCTAACTTGCCGATCTGCAACCTAACTCCACAATTTTAAAGGttccaaaataattatatattattaatgtttataaattattatatgttcAGTAGCATACTGTAATGTTTTTCATAGATAGATTCTCAAATGTTTTCATGCAGTAACAATAGGAAATCCGATTCTGAGACGGTTCACAATCTGAAAATAATTTCAAGTAAATCAAAACAACTATTTTTTAGGACAAAACAACTTAAAGATTTTAGTAAAAACAAAACTTAAAAGATACTACTCCTACTAGTATTGCCAAACCAAAAAATCAGTATTGAGTTCTCAAATCccgaatttgtttttttgtctGCTCGTGTGAGGTTGAGTAACATTTATTATATCCATTAAGAAAAGGTGCATTATTAATACTGATTTATTACAAAATCTGATATTTTTTCTAATTGTGGAAATATAGAATCCTTTCATCACATGTTAATcagaaaatcaaaacaaaaaccCAATCGTACAATACATGATATGCGGAAAAAAGGAACCCGCTGACTCCTATGTGTGTAAAAACTGAAGAGTGAATGTGAATTAAATAGTATCTATAATTATGCGATCTTGTACAGAAAAGAAAAGATGTGAATCAAATACGATATGAATAATGAAATGCGATACAGCTGGACACAAGGACTGTCtgctttaaactttatttctttttaatttttaaaaattctataattgttttttcttaataaagaaatttaaaacgTCTAACATAATAAAGAGatgtttatttttcttacttTAAAAGCAAAATGCTACTACCTTTCTCCTTAGATATAAGattcttattttttggtttaattataatttttatcattttacttttattaattcGTCGATtcttctatttaaaaatatgatagtttttattatttattctgatttttttgttaaaactaaatgatgtgacatattttaaataatatgacatacaatataataatataaaataattaatttttatgaaatcgcaataaaattatataaaaacttaattttctaattcagaaatttgtatttctttaatttCATTAATGACATGAATAATTTGTGATCTAGATGATTATACATCATAAAATTGTATActaaataatttcatatatgtcAATCAtcattttctttactttaaaattaaagaaatatatcaaaattatcgacttttaaaatagagagtcaACTccttaaattgataaaaatataagaatcaaaatcacaattaaactttatttttatgaatcttGGTATAAGATACTCATAGTATtatagtattaaataatttgtttattttttaaaatttaccaTCTAAGAgtgatgaatatttttttacaagagGAAAGTATAATCTTTCCATTCTTTTATTTGGAAACAAAATGATGTTATTATCTTCCTTGTTTAATATAAGATTTcattaactaaataaaaaaattaatcaaaccaacaacaaaaaagaaaaaataatattacataatcaatattttaaataaattacctcttaataaaaaagaattaatttaatttgtcatcataacaatatttatttgaatataaacataaataaataatatttttacacatttacataaataaataaaaataatatatatttttaaaataataaatatttttatatgagtgtatttatttatattgtggTCCACGCAAGTATTTCTACATCTCCAAACACAAGGAGAGTCATCAAACATTGCGTCATCTAAGGCAAAAAGATGTAAAGGCAAAATTAAGATTTCTaggaaattttattattattgttattttgctAGAaggaaactaaaaaataaacaaacatcAGAAGAACAAAAAGGGTAAACATGCACCCAAAAAGAACAAAATGGGTGGATACATAAAAACTATaatgctttattttaaatatagagaaaaatgagaattttatttagagaaaatgaaaaactaatGAACTTCATGTCTATCACTTTAATGGAgagtatatttttatatactacAATGTCTAGTTTATAGTACTAGTTTATTAGGTGAAACAAAATGAACGGAAAATAATAACCGAACCTCTccaaggaattaaaataaataaaaattgtttagaACTAATTCATAAAAGTATATAGTACTACTTCCTGATTTTTCACCTAAATCCCTTTGTTTCTCCCATCTTCCGTCTAACCAACCTATAATTGAGTGATAACGCATTGAAAGGCATTGATCTACTTCTACTATAAGAAAGATTCAATCTCGAAAATACGATCTATTtagaaaacataaaaaacataaagcAAATGAATTTCAACTAATTACAAAgaattactaaaataaaacaaattagaaaGGATAACTAGACACCAATTGCTTGAGGCATACGGGAGAATGCTGAAGATGTAAactaaaatacatataaaaacttTAACACAACAATTAAATAACtgatatttaattaatacaatgcaatatttaaaattacaatatatagAAAAAGTTCAAGAACCCTTGGGACGGCTCTAATAGCACAAGAAAACCAAAGGATCCTCTCTTACATTCATCTAAATAATACCACTCtcaataaacaaaattaaaaataaactcaaatcatAAAATCACTAGACCATGAACTGATTTTAATGATTCCTGATGTTGTCTCACAAAACTTCATAGGCAATATCAAAATTAAGAACATAAAACTACTAACTAGTCTCGGACTACAAAAATTAGGCACAAGGTATGTTGTTGTAGAGGGGTTCCTCAATCCATCCAGCAAATTCATCATCTGCACCCATGTCAGCAAAATCATAATCAGGAAGCTCACTAGGTTCATTGTCATCAAAACCATGAATGTGGATATCCCTAAAATCACCAAAGTCTTCGAAACCATGTCTATAATCATCAAAGGTAAACCGATCAAAATCAAACCCAAGGTTGGGATCACATCCAGATGGAGCATCAATATCAACCATAGATGGTTCTGGCAAGTTCAAAACACTCAGATCTGGTATCTCTAGCTCTTCTAATTGAAGAGCAACTAATTCACTGGCTTCCTCATCAGCTTCCTCCATTGCTTCATTGCTCGATGAAACATCGGGCTTTTCAGGCTCCATCAAATGGGAAGCTGAGGTATCCAATTCAAGCACCGATGAAGGCGATGTGTGTGAGAACAAACTCTCAGAGTCTTCTGTAGTAGAGAATTTCTCTGATACAGAAAACGTAGTAGCAGCAACAGCATCTGCAGAAGGAGAGTTAGAGTAACTACTCTTGTTTTCTTGAGTAAAAGAACCATCACCATTATTATTTGCTGCATTTGCTTCAGATTTTGCTTTAGCTTCACGTTCAAATTCAATCCTTTTGGATTCATAGGCTTGAGAAGCCTCTTCAGCAGTGTTGTAAGTTCCTAACCATATGCGAGCACCTTTGAATGGATCACGAATCTCAGCAGCCCATTTTCCCCACTTCCTCATGCGAACGCCGCGGTATTTGGCATTAGATTGTCTCCTAGTTGGTGTTGCAGGGGTTGATGAAACCGACCTCTTCTTGATATGAGGTTGAACTGAGTGACAAGTCTTCTTCTTTGTAATCTTTTCCTTCTCACAGAAGGAATTTTCAGAGGAGAAAGACACTGCAGATAGAAGTGGGAGAGGGATCTCCACGACGNNNNNNNNNNNNNNNNNNNNNNNNNNNNNCGCTCCTCTTAATTTTTCTGGAGTCAGATTCATCATCGGATGTATCAGTTGCATCAGGGTCATCATAAATTATGCGTAATTTTCTTGACATAATTTTTGACTCTTTCAAGGGGTGAGTCCTATGTTTGGCTCTAGAGACAGATTGTTTTCGAGATTCTACCATggtgaaatttttctttttcttttgtttgagAAAAACCCTCCAAAAACCCTCGGAATACtcagaattttgttttgtaaaaagggaaaatgaaataattaaagaacTAAATCAAAGGCAAAAAGGGAGACAATATCTTGAAAGATCTCTCAAGTCAAGTCAGATCCACTCTTAAGAACAAAAAGAGATGAGAAAATCTTTGTATATGAAAGCCACCAAAACACTCTACTCCAGAACAAGTCCTGTAAGAAGAACCACCAACAGAAGCAAAAACATCATCAGAACCAAATTCTATgaaataataatcaaaacaaaaaacatatatactctatttaacaacataaaaagaaatattcaAAGGAATAGAGAAtgaaaaataaggaaaataatgAACCTTTTTGGCCTCAATCGCATTGAAACAGCTTGATTCACAAAAAAATTGCTCAGATTACAAAAGAGCATATAGAGAGTAGAAGACACAATAAGAGTGAGCAATAGAGAAGAAATAGAGAAAATCCAGAGCTTCAACAGAGCCCCAATCACTTCCCGAATAAACAGAGAAGACATAAAATCAAGTCTTCGTCTTCTTTAAAAGCGATTCCTCCGACAAACAAAAAAGCTTCAAGCTTCCTCCGCTCTCAAGCTCTTCACTTGGCGAAAAAACAGTGAGAAGAAGGAAAAGAGTATCAAATGGTGAGTGACACACTGATATAGAGCAAAAGAGATAACAAAAAAAAGTGTAACTGAGAAAAGGATCACAAATCTATGGTCAAGATTTTATGTTGTATAAAAgccaaataaaaaaacaaacatgGGTATTGCtagtgttatattttttatcgaTCTGGAAAAGAGGTTGTGATATAGAATGAAgcaaatcaataaatatatcaaacacAAATTGCCGACCCGTACGACACACACAGACGCAAATCTCTATACAAACATCAACAGACcaggaattttattttattctttataaattaaaaattaaacaaagactATAAgtctataataataaattaatagaaaaaaatagtttttctcgataaaaaaaataaaaaacacagaGAGAGGATTGAAACATGACATTTCTGAAATTTACCTTTCGTTTGTTTTTTTCACTGAGCCGGAGGAGGCTGCTCTGTTTTTCCCTCTGTCTTTCTCTCTCCCCTGTCACTTTCTCTCTCTGTTTTGTAGTATTCCTCTCACTATGACTGTGGCCCCTCCCTCCCccctctctcttttttttttatactagtAAACCTCTGTcattttcctattttttttatggctggtcaaaaaataataataacaccaTTTAAAGTAGTTTTTGTGAGTAGgtaaaacatataatattatcaCTCACACTATTCATTGTACTTATCACCCTATTTAATATATACCCATTGAAACTTGACATCTACAATttaaatactaatattataattaaatatattatgttgatttcatcaaaaaataattatcgtatgaaactattttatataaattaaaaactttaatgaatatttttaaaataagatattataaaaaaacttaataacaattattttattttattattcttattaacaTTGGTATACTATCCTAATTtggaaataatttatattatattaattacattatttaattaaaaaataattaaaatttaaaaataattcagatAATAATTCACAAATGTAACAATTAATGAGGGATTATAggaataacttttttaaaatgtatgttgaaaataatgttgtttataacaaaaaaaataaattattattactaatattatatatatttattctcttccagaatgaattataaaaaaaataattaaaattttcatatagaaaaatattattaatcataattaatttatataattttaataaacaaaaaattaagttattattaaaattatatacaataaaatttcgtcgtttaaaatatataaatttgtattaaatgaaaaatactttaaatgGCATCTCTAAATAGAAAATAAGCTAATcagttatattttattctaaaatatattagttaatttttttctatttcaaatCCAAAGTATGTGTTTgacaaaatatattcaaaaatcaaatctaattttaatattttgttatttaaaaataattttatctcaAATTTTGTTACTGAATTTGTTTAGATAATTTATAAAGTAACACTATAATATAATTAAGATGGTAgccaattaaaataattgtaaaactcacactataaataaaaatctaaaaattattgtttttagtcaaaataatatattattttcataacaaaaaattaaatttattgtcatCAAAATGCTCgtttaaaataatatcatgttgaataatctaaaaaaaaatttttctaaaatatattttagtaattcattagtattttgtcaaaataaataatacattttattattgtgTATAATAATTGTATTCAAAAGTgttgaataaaattaatgtatatggaaagaacaacaaaaagaaattaatgtttgtaaaatataaaattcaactttgtaattttataaaatattttttctaaaatatttttttataatgtaaaataaataattcaacattattacgagaaaagaaaaatcattaAGGTATTAgtgttttatatattataatatcaagTAAGTATTAAATGTAAATCAGTGTTGGtaaaatatatagtaaaatataaattatatttctgTAAATtgttaatcttataaaaaaataatagtttaaccATATAAAAATTCTGTTAAAAAACGTAACCTGTACCAAATTTAAAAGCattctataaattttatatataaacaaaaacattCTATATCAATAGTAGAGacttaacttatttatttatattcttataTATGAGCTGGCATGGGCTGTGTACCATTATACATGTTACATGAAATAAGCATGAACGTATCACATGCATATCATCCTCATCTCATTGGAGATGGGAACTGCTTGGAATCCTATGTTTCGGTTGCCTACGTGTGAATCCAATCTATCAGCCTGATTCCGTTACTATAATCGGACGGTAACTTTACAATCGGTGTATTACACGCGCAGAGTGAGAGATTGACAAAGACATGTTACAATACTGCAGCTTTTTGCGCCGC
The genomic region above belongs to Cicer arietinum cultivar CDC Frontier isolate Library 1 chromosome 4, Cicar.CDCFrontier_v2.0, whole genome shotgun sequence and contains:
- the LOC101500525 gene encoding ethylene-responsive transcription factor ERF118: VVEIPLPLLSAVSFSSENSFCEKEKITKKKTCHSVQPHIKKRSVSSTPATPTRRQSNAKYRGVRMRKWGKWAAEIRDPFKGARIWLGTYNTAEEASQAYESKRIEFEREAKAKSEANAANNNGDGSFTQENKSSYSNSPSADAVAATTFSVSEKFSTTEDSESLFSHTSPSSVLELDTSASHLMEPEKPDVSSSNEAMEEADEEASELVALQLEELEIPDLSVLNLPEPSMVDIDAPSGCDPNLGFDFDRFTFDDYRHGFEDFGDFRDIHIHGFDDNEPSELPDYDFADMGADDEFAGWIEEPLYNNIPCA